From the genome of Nicotiana sylvestris chromosome 2, ASM39365v2, whole genome shotgun sequence, one region includes:
- the LOC104213869 gene encoding uncharacterized protein codes for MRRNFIILSLIIFLLLLEFSSASASTSATPAAKIVGGVVTNVASVLFKWLWSLKSPAKTAVSSRSMVKFESGYIVETVFDGSKLGIEPYSVEVSSTGEVLILDSENSNIYRVSTPLSRYSRPKLVAGSPEGYSGHIDGRLREARMDHPKGLTMDDQGNIYVADTINMAIRKISDAGVVTIAGGKSARGGGHIDGPSEDAKFSNDFDVVYVGSSCSLLVIDRGNRAIREIHLNDDDCSHNQFDDNNLHLGLALLCAAGFFGYMLALLQRRIGALFSSNSNDLRTPVRGVQHAPYQRNMKSVRPPLIPSEDEYDKPEENLFLSLGRLVLNTGSTVGEIFGGMFSGFRKKPYPHHVQQHYHYPHKQSSAWPMQESYVIRDEDEAPPLDTRDPTPRKTYPLMNKEPEKARHMRQSQSHYGGWNGNAHGHGNFQQHQHQQQFLPQVYQHHEKHQSPSPQTYYEQSCESNEIVFGAVQEQDGRRETMVIKAVDYGDPAYNNHNIRSRFNYSTGYSFGY; via the exons ATGAGAAGGAATTTTATCATCTTATCTCTCATAATCTTTCTTCTACTTCTTGAATTTTCATCTGCCTCAGCCTCAACCTCAGCCACTCCTGCTGCAA AGATTGTTGGTGGGGTTGTCACAAATGTTGCTTCTGTGCTATTTAAGTGGTTGTGGTCACTAAAATCGCCTGCAAAAACAG CTGTTTCCAGCCGTTCGATGGTCAAGTTTGAGAGTGGATATATTGTTGAAACTGTGTTTGATGGAAGCAAGCTTGGAATTGAACCTTACTCAGTAGAAGTTTCTTCAACTGGAGAGGTTCTCATTTTGGACTCTGAGAATAGTAATATTTACAGGGTTTCAACACCATTGTCTCGAT ATAGCCGTCCAAAATTGGTTGCCGGATCTCCTGAAGGATACTCGGGGCATATAGATGGGAGGCTACGAGAAGCAAGGATGGACCATCCTAAAGGACTTACCATGGATGATCAAGGAAATATATATGTTGCAGATACCATAAATATGGCTATCAGAAAAATTAGTGATGCTG GAGTTGTAACTATTGCTGGAGGGAAGTCGGCACGAGGTGGAGGTCATATTGATGGGCCAAGTGAAGATGCAAAGTTTTCCAACGACTTTGATGTGGTTTATGTTGGAAGTAGCTGTTCACTTTTAGTTATAGACAGAGGAAACAGGGCAATTAGAGAAATTCATCTCAATGATGATGACTGTTCACACAACCAGTTTGACGACAACAATCTCCATCTTG GTTTGGCACTGCTTTGTGCTGCTGGATTTTTCGGTTACATGCTGGCTTTATTACAACGTAGAATTGGAGCGCTATTTTCATCGAACAGC AACGATCTACGGACTCCTGTTAGGGGCGTGCAACATGCACCGTATCAGAGAAATATGAAGTCAGTGAGGCCTCCCTTAATTCCGTCAGAAGATGAATACGATAAACCAGAGGAAAACTTGTTTCTATCGCTGGGAAGGCTTGTTCTGAACACAGGTTCAACTGTGGGTGAAATATTCGGAGGAATGTTCTCAGGTTTTAGAAAGAAGCCTTACCCCCATCATGTCCAGCAGCATTATCATTACCCTCACAAACAATCAAGTGCATGGCCAATGCAGGAAAGCTATGTAATTCGAGATGAAGATGAAGCCCCGCCCCTAGACACGAGAGATCCTACACCCCGTAAAACCTATCCATTAATGAACAAAGAGCCGGAGAAAGCACGACATATGAGACAAAGTCAATCCCATTATGGTGGATGGAATGGGAATGCACATGGGCACGGTAATTttcagcaacatcaacatcaacaaCAGTTTCTGCCACAAGTATATCAGCATCACGAGAAGCACCAGTCGCCTAGTCCTCAAACATACTACGAGCAAAGCTGTGAATCAAACGAGATTGTGTTTGGAGCAGTTCAAGAACAGGATGGACGACGTGAAACAATGGTGATAAAGGCAGTTGATTATGGGGACCCTGCTTATAATAATCACAACATCCGATCCAGGTTCAACTACAGCACGGGTTACTCTTTCGGATATTGA